CGCGGATGGCGGCGCTTATGGGAGCGCCCATGATCACCGACGTGGCCGAGACCGTATCCGCAACCGTCTTCAAGCGCCCGGTGGTTGCCGGTTCACTCGTCGAGACCGTCGAGGTCCTGCAAATTCCTGTCGTGCTCACGTTCCGCTCGGCGGGCTATGCTTTTTCGCCTGGCGCCGAACCTACCCCGGAGTCAGTCAGCCTTTCTTTGGCCGGCGCCACCAAGCGGATCGCGTCGTCCGGAAAGCATGGCGGCAGACCCGATCTCTCGCAGGCCCGCGTCGTCGTAAGCGGTGGCAGGCCGCTCAAAGACGCCGCCACGTTCGAGCAGGTGATCGGGGGCCTTGCTGACGCGCTCGGAGGCGCCGTCGGCGCGACGCGCGCCGCAGTGGACAGCGGAATCGCGCCGAACGAGCTTCAGGTGGGCCAGACAGGCAAGATCGTTGCGCCGGAGCTTTACATTGCGGCAGGAATCTCGGGGTCCACCCAGCACATGGCGGGCATCAAGGACAGCAAGACGATCGTCGCGATTAACACCGACGCCCAAGCTCCTATATTCGAAATTGCGGATCTCGGGCTCGTGATGGACCTCTACCAGGCGATTCCTGAGCTCAGGAGTAAGCTGGGATAGCGGTTCGAGTATCCTCAATCGTCGGCGTTTGGGATCACTTCACGCGGTCCCGTTCGTTTGATAACATGGAGTACTCGCCTTCGCGCGGGGTCCTGTGGAGGCCTGGTTGCTAAAGTCCGTCTTTCTCGTCGTCGCCGTCGCCGTTTCGTCCCTTGGCCTCGGCCAGATCGACCCGGCGCGGGTCATCGCCGTTGTCAATGGTGAGGAAATCAAGGCCGCCGAGTACTACCGCTACATGGAGTACATGGACCTCAAGGAGCCCTACTCCAGGTTCCGAAACATGATCTTCAACTTTCCGGCGGGCTTCCTGGCGCTCGACCAACTCATGACCCAGCGCATGATGACGCAGCTTGCAAAGGCACGCAACGCGGTGCCTTCCGAGCCCGAAGTCAACGCCGAACTTCAGAACTACCTTGCCGACTTCCCGGAAACCGTCAAGGACTGGAAGGACAAGGGCCGCACCGACGCAGAGCTCAAAGACCGGGTGCGGTTCGACCTGCTTTCGTTCAAGCTTCAAACCCAGGGGATCACCGTCACCGACCTCGAGGTGGAGAAGCACTACAAGGACAATCTGGCCTCATTCACCACACCCAAGCTCTATAAGCTGAGGGTCATCGTGGCGACGGACGCCGGCACACGGGACAAGGTGGACGCCGAGCTCAAGGCAGGAAAGGCCTTCGCCGAGGTGGCGCGCCAATACAGCGACGACATCTCTCGAGTGAGCGGCGGCGAATATGGCTCAGTCGCCCTGACGACGCTGCCCGAGCCGATCGCCAAGGCCATCCAGGCCACACGCATCGGCGAATCGACCGGGTGGGTCGAGTTCCAGAAGAACTCGGTACGTTTCTACCTCGATGACGTGACCCCCGAGAAGGTCGCGACGCTGGATGCCAGGCTCAAGCGGACAATACGCAAGAACCTCATGCTGACCAGCGGGCGCGTGAAAATCGACCTTGGAAAACTCCTCGGCGAGTTCCGGCTGAAGTCCAAAGTCGACATCAAACAGAAGGACTTTGCCTCGATCTACGCCAAGCTGATGGAGGTCCAAAGCACTGCCAAGACGGGCTCCGGGGGTTGATGGCGCCAGAACCCGGCTCCGATCTCGCCCTTGATTCTCAGACAGGCCAGGAACTGGCGCGGCTCGTCGCCATCGTGGACCGCCTGCTCGGCCCGGGCGGCTGCCCGTGGGACCAGGAACAGACCCACGAGACGTTGAAGCGCCACCTGCTGGAGGAGTGCTATGAGGTCTTTGACGCCATCGACTCCGGCGATCCAGACAAGCTGCGAGAGGAACTCGGCGACCTCCTGCTGCAGCCGATCATGCACGCGCAGATGGAAGCGAGGGACGGGCGGTTCTCGTCTCGGGATGTTGCCGCGTCGATCTGTGAGAAGCTGATCCGGAGGCACCCGCACGTGTTCGGGCCCCTAAGAGTCGAGGACGCCGACGAGGTCCTGAGGAACTGGGACAGGATCAAACAAGAAGAAAAGTCGGGCGAACCTGCGTCGATCTTGGAGGGCGTTCCAAAGAGCCTTCCGGCGTTGCACAGGGCCTTTGAGGTCAGCAAGCGCGCAGCAAGGGTGGGGTTCGAGTGGCCCGATCTGGACGCCGTATTCGCCAAGCTGGACGAAGAGGTCGCGGAGCTGAAGGAGGCGATCCGCCAATCTGCCTCTCCCCTTGAGGGAGAGGTCGGTGAGCGAAGCGAACCGGGTGAGGGGGAAGGTCCCCCACCCAAACCCTACCCTCATTTCGGCGAGCCGAAACAAGGAAGGGGCTCCTCAGATGCCATCGCTGCGGAAATCGGCGACCTGCTCTTCACCGCTGTCAACATCGCTCGCTGGACAGGCGTGGAGCCTGAGGAGGCGCTGAGGCAGATGGTGCTCAGGTTCGAGTCCAGGTTCAGAGCGATGGAGGTGGCGACGACGAAGCCGCTTCGTGAACTGTCGCCGAAGGAATGGGACGGCCTCTGGGAGCGGGCCAAGTCGGCTGAGGCCTCTTTCGAGTGACGGCCAAATGGGCATCAAGTAACATCCATTCATGCTCGCTGCACTAGCCGGTCTGCTTGTGACGGCCAAGGACCAACCGATCCTGGTCGATCTAGCCGGCGAGACGTCGCGCCAGATCGTCGTGGACCGCCAGCAGGGCCAATATCTGGGGCACGTCAGTACCCTTCTGCTTGAGGACCAGAGGACAATTCTCGCCGTGTATCCAAGGGGACATGGCCGGGGAGCAATCGTCTTCAAGAGGAGCCCAGACGGCGGAAAGACATGGAGCTCTCGCCTACCGTTGCCTGAGAACTGGGCGACCAGCCTTGAAACACCCACGATCCACCGGGTCATCGATCCCAAATCGGGAAAGAAGCGCCTCATCGTCTGGTCTGGTCTCTATCCTGCGCGGCTCGCCGCAAGCGAGGACGATGGCCGCTCTTGGAGTCCGCTAAGGCCCGCAGGAGATTGGGGAGGCATCGTGGTCATGGGTTCGGTCGAGCGCCTAAAGAACGGTGATTACGCTGCCTGGTTCCACGACGACGGACGGTTCTTTTCCAACTCGGGCAAAGCCACGAAGACCTTCTCGCTCTACCAGACGCTGTCGCACGATGGCGGCCTCACTTGGGCCTTTCCCAAGGCCATCTGGTCTGGCTCGGAGTTGCACCTATGTGAACCAGGCGTCATCCGCTCTCCAAAGGGAGAGCAGATCGCGATGCTGCTCAGAGAGAACCGCCGCACTGGGCGCAGCTATCTGATGACCTCGAACGACGAGGCCAAGTCTTGGTCAGAGCCCAAGGCTCTGGCCTGGGACTTGACCGGCGATCGCCACACCCTGCGCTACGCTGCCGACGGCCGACTGGTCGCCGTGTTCCGCAGCATGGCGGACGATGCCTGGAAGGGCGACTTTGTGGCCTGGGTGGGACGCTACGAAGATCTTTCCGCCGCCAAGCCAGGGGATTTCCGAGTACGACTGCTCGACAACAAGGACAGTTGGGACTGCGGCTATCCAGGGTTGGAGCGGGTCTTCGACGGGGCCTTCGTGGCCACGACCTATGGGCATTGGGACAAGGGAGAGGAGCCGTACATCGTGAGCGTGCGCTTTCGGCTGAAGGACCTTGTCACCAAGGACCGATAACTTAGGAGGGCGTCGTTCGCGGTCCTGGCAGGCCCTGCCCGATGGGACCCGGCCATGTCAAAATAGTCCGTGCAGAACGTCGACGGAGCCGCCATGCAAACCACCCACACCGAATCCCTATCACAGCACCACATCGAGCTCACAGAGCGCTGGGCAGCGCACAACTATCACCCGTTGCCCGTGGTGATCGTCGAAGGGAAGGGTGCGTGGGTCACCGATGCCGACGGCAAGAGATACCTAGATTGCCTATCGGGATACAGCGCGCTCAATTGGGGCTACTCGCCGGAGCGTTTCCTCAAGACGGCGCACGAACAGCTAGACAAACTAACTTTAACGAGCCGCGCCTTCATGAACGATCAGCTTGGCGTGTTCTGTGAGCACCTTGCCAAGTTTTGTGGCAAAGAGGCGGTCCTCCCGATGACGACCGGCGCCGAGGCCGTCGAAACGGCGATAAAGTTGAGCAGACGTTGGGGCTACGAGAAGAAAGGCGTGCCGGAAGGGAAAGCAGAGATCATTACCTTCGAGCGAAACTTCGCCGGCCGCACGACCACGATCGTGAGCTTCGCGGACCCGGGTGAGGCCAAACAGAACTTCGGACCCTACACCGACGGTTTCGCTAGGGTTCCATATGGAGATTTGGAGGCGGTGTTGGGCGCCATTACGCCGAACACCGTGGCCGTGCTGATCGAGCCGATCCAGGGCGAGGGCGGTGTCAACATCCCGCCACCCGGATACATGAAGGCGCTTCGCGAGGCTTGCACTCGCGAAAATGTCCTACTGATCGCCGACGAGATTCAGACCGGATTCTGCAGGACCGGCAAAGTCTTCGCCTGTGAGCACGAGGGTATCGAACCGGATCTCATCTTGATGGGTAAGGCGCTCGGCGCCGGGATCACGCCGATCTCTGCGGTCGCTGCCAACTGGGACGTGATGGAGGTCTTCCGGCCAGGTTCTCACGGGAGCACCTATGGAGGCAACCCCCTTGCCTGCGCCGTTGCGATCGACGTGCTCCGATACATCGAGGAGGAGCACCCCGAGCGCCGCGCCACGGAGCTCGGCGATTGGCTCATGGCCGAACTGCGCACCCAAAGCTTCCGCAAGGTCAAGGAGGTTCGGGGCCGGGGCCTCATGATCGGCGTGGAGATCAGGCAAGAGTTCGGGAAGGCGTATCCGATTTGTGAAGAACTGGCCTCGCTGGGAGTCCTAACCAAGGACACCCGGAGTTCCACCATGCGCCTGACACCGCCGCTGATGATCGAGAAGTCCGACCTGGAGTGGGCCCTTGATCAGCTCGCCAAGGTCCTGGACTAGCCTTGGCAACTGCCTCGTTTTCGACGTTAGGGCAAGGTTGCCGATCACATTCGCCGAACCCAACGGGCCTCTTCAGGAGTCAAACCGCTAGGAGGCCGGGCGTGGGCGGAGAACAATCTGCGCCATAATCCGGTCCGAGTTCGAAATGCGTCATTCCTGGCCC
This genomic stretch from Armatimonadota bacterium harbors:
- a CDS encoding electron transfer flavoprotein subunit alpha/FixB family protein → MSKTLLIAFQGSDSQRAAAFGQSLGQPYDILVLNGKPELGTGASRLMAAGLSEAPLADALAPALAEIAKGYSHVAALTSMQAKDVLPRMAALMGAPMITDVAETVSATVFKRPVVAGSLVETVEVLQIPVVLTFRSAGYAFSPGAEPTPESVSLSLAGATKRIASSGKHGGRPDLSQARVVVSGGRPLKDAATFEQVIGGLADALGGAVGATRAAVDSGIAPNELQVGQTGKIVAPELYIAAGISGSTQHMAGIKDSKTIVAINTDAQAPIFEIADLGLVMDLYQAIPELRSKLG
- the rocD gene encoding ornithine--oxo-acid transaminase, which produces MQTTHTESLSQHHIELTERWAAHNYHPLPVVIVEGKGAWVTDADGKRYLDCLSGYSALNWGYSPERFLKTAHEQLDKLTLTSRAFMNDQLGVFCEHLAKFCGKEAVLPMTTGAEAVETAIKLSRRWGYEKKGVPEGKAEIITFERNFAGRTTTIVSFADPGEAKQNFGPYTDGFARVPYGDLEAVLGAITPNTVAVLIEPIQGEGGVNIPPPGYMKALREACTRENVLLIADEIQTGFCRTGKVFACEHEGIEPDLILMGKALGAGITPISAVAANWDVMEVFRPGSHGSTYGGNPLACAVAIDVLRYIEEEHPERRATELGDWLMAELRTQSFRKVKEVRGRGLMIGVEIRQEFGKAYPICEELASLGVLTKDTRSSTMRLTPPLMIEKSDLEWALDQLAKVLD
- the mazG gene encoding nucleoside triphosphate pyrophosphohydrolase; the protein is MAPEPGSDLALDSQTGQELARLVAIVDRLLGPGGCPWDQEQTHETLKRHLLEECYEVFDAIDSGDPDKLREELGDLLLQPIMHAQMEARDGRFSSRDVAASICEKLIRRHPHVFGPLRVEDADEVLRNWDRIKQEEKSGEPASILEGVPKSLPALHRAFEVSKRAARVGFEWPDLDAVFAKLDEEVAELKEAIRQSASPLEGEVGERSEPGEGEGPPPKPYPHFGEPKQGRGSSDAIAAEIGDLLFTAVNIARWTGVEPEEALRQMVLRFESRFRAMEVATTKPLRELSPKEWDGLWERAKSAEASFE
- a CDS encoding peptidyl-prolyl cis-trans isomerase: MLKSVFLVVAVAVSSLGLGQIDPARVIAVVNGEEIKAAEYYRYMEYMDLKEPYSRFRNMIFNFPAGFLALDQLMTQRMMTQLAKARNAVPSEPEVNAELQNYLADFPETVKDWKDKGRTDAELKDRVRFDLLSFKLQTQGITVTDLEVEKHYKDNLASFTTPKLYKLRVIVATDAGTRDKVDAELKAGKAFAEVARQYSDDISRVSGGEYGSVALTTLPEPIAKAIQATRIGESTGWVEFQKNSVRFYLDDVTPEKVATLDARLKRTIRKNLMLTSGRVKIDLGKLLGEFRLKSKVDIKQKDFASIYAKLMEVQSTAKTGSGG
- a CDS encoding exo-alpha-sialidase; its protein translation is MLAALAGLLVTAKDQPILVDLAGETSRQIVVDRQQGQYLGHVSTLLLEDQRTILAVYPRGHGRGAIVFKRSPDGGKTWSSRLPLPENWATSLETPTIHRVIDPKSGKKRLIVWSGLYPARLAASEDDGRSWSPLRPAGDWGGIVVMGSVERLKNGDYAAWFHDDGRFFSNSGKATKTFSLYQTLSHDGGLTWAFPKAIWSGSELHLCEPGVIRSPKGEQIAMLLRENRRTGRSYLMTSNDEAKSWSEPKALAWDLTGDRHTLRYAADGRLVAVFRSMADDAWKGDFVAWVGRYEDLSAAKPGDFRVRLLDNKDSWDCGYPGLERVFDGAFVATTYGHWDKGEEPYIVSVRFRLKDLVTKDR